From a single Pseudomonas triticicola genomic region:
- a CDS encoding MFS transporter, which produces MRWATYFAVLASVLSVGLALGVSMPLVSLRLEGWGYGSFAIGVMAAMPAIGVLLGAKISSHLAAYFGTANLMRLCLWAGALSIGLLALLPSYPIWLLLRLLIGVILTIVFILGESWINQLVVEQWRGRLVALYGSSYALSQLSGPLLLGALGTEHDYGFWVGVGLLTLSPLLLLGRSGAPSSEANSVTFGDLWGFARELPTIAWAVSLFAAFEAMILTLLPVYCLQQGFTAEIALAMVSTVVVGDALLQLPIGALADYLSRRTLFAGCAVVLMLSSLAIPMLLDTLLIWPLWVLFGASAGGLFTLSLILIGERYRDDALVRANAHIAQLWGVGCLVGPLAAGAGSQWINGHALPLLMAAGAFGLVLLLLRQGAFGTTAEAA; this is translated from the coding sequence ATGCGGTGGGCGACGTATTTCGCCGTGTTGGCGTCTGTCTTGAGTGTCGGCCTGGCCCTGGGGGTCAGCATGCCGCTGGTGTCGTTGCGTCTGGAGGGCTGGGGCTACGGCTCGTTCGCAATCGGTGTGATGGCGGCGATGCCGGCAATAGGCGTGCTGCTTGGGGCGAAGATTTCCAGCCACCTCGCCGCGTATTTCGGCACGGCGAACCTGATGCGTCTGTGCCTGTGGGCCGGGGCATTGTCGATCGGCCTGCTGGCGCTGCTGCCGAGTTACCCGATCTGGTTGCTGCTGCGCCTGCTGATCGGGGTGATCCTGACCATCGTGTTCATCCTCGGCGAGAGCTGGATCAATCAACTGGTGGTCGAGCAGTGGCGCGGGCGTCTGGTCGCGCTGTATGGCAGCAGCTATGCGCTGAGCCAACTGTCTGGTCCGTTGCTGCTGGGGGCGCTCGGTACCGAGCATGATTACGGTTTCTGGGTCGGGGTCGGTCTACTGACGCTCTCGCCCCTTCTGCTGCTGGGGCGCAGCGGTGCTCCAAGCAGTGAGGCCAACAGCGTCACGTTTGGCGATCTATGGGGCTTCGCCCGTGAGTTGCCGACGATTGCCTGGGCGGTGTCGTTGTTCGCCGCGTTCGAGGCGATGATTCTGACGCTGCTGCCGGTGTACTGCCTGCAACAAGGGTTCACCGCCGAAATCGCGCTGGCCATGGTCAGCACCGTGGTGGTCGGCGATGCGCTGCTGCAATTACCGATCGGCGCGTTGGCCGATTACCTGTCGCGGCGCACGCTGTTCGCCGGATGCGCGGTGGTATTGATGCTGTCGAGTCTGGCCATTCCGATGTTGCTCGACACGCTGCTGATCTGGCCGCTGTGGGTGCTGTTCGGCGCCAGTGCCGGCGGCTTGTTCACCCTGTCGCTGATTCTGATTGGCGAGCGTTATCGAGACGATGCGCTGGTTCGCGCCAATGCGCATATCGCGCAGTTGTGGGGTGTCGGTTGTCTGGTCGGGCCGTTGGCGGCAGGGGCGGGCAGTCAGTGGATCAACGGACATGCGTTGCCGCTGTTGATGGCGGCTGGGGCGTTTGGCCTGGTGCTTTTGTTGTTGCGCCAAGGGGCCTTTGGCACAACGGCGGAAGCAGCCTGA
- a CDS encoding phospholipase D family protein, whose product MSFRQPLLALLILASFLSGCASLDVPREPSQALPASDSSFGRSIQAQAAPYKGQSGFRLLSDSGEAFTARAELIRHAQVSLDLQYYIVHDGISTRMLVEEVLKAADRGVRVRILLDDTTSDGLDQIIATLAAHPQIQIRLFNPLHLGRSTGVTRAAGRLFNLSVQHRRMHNKLWLADNSAAIVGGRNLGDEYFDAEANLNFTDIDMLSIGPVAEQLGHSFDQYWNSALSKPIDEFLSSQPTAADLQNTRTRLEESLEETRKQNHALYQQLMKFTTDPRMDIWRRELIWAWNQALWDAPSKVLSKGEPDPHLLLTTQLAPELTGVSKELIMISAYFVPGQPGLVYLTGRADAGVSVSLLTNSLEATDVPAVHGGYAPYRKALLEHGVKLYELRRQPGDNYGSGPRVFYSKSFRGSDSSLHSKAMIFDRRKSFIGSFNFDPRSVLWNTEVGVLVDSPELAEHVRALALQGMAPTLSYQAKLEDGKVVWVTEDNGQMHTLTKEPGSWWRRFNSWFSTSVGLERML is encoded by the coding sequence GTGAGCTTCAGACAGCCCTTACTCGCTTTACTGATACTCGCCTCGTTCCTCAGCGGCTGCGCCAGCCTTGATGTGCCGCGCGAACCAAGCCAGGCCCTGCCGGCGTCGGACTCCAGCTTCGGCCGTTCGATTCAGGCTCAGGCCGCGCCCTACAAAGGGCAGTCGGGGTTTCGCCTGCTCTCCGACAGCGGCGAGGCGTTTACCGCCCGCGCCGAGCTGATTCGTCATGCGCAGGTCAGCCTCGATTTGCAGTACTACATCGTCCACGACGGCATCAGCACGCGGATGTTGGTGGAGGAAGTGCTCAAGGCGGCCGACCGTGGTGTGCGCGTGCGCATCCTGCTCGACGACACCACCAGCGACGGCCTCGACCAGATCATCGCGACGCTGGCGGCACATCCGCAGATCCAGATTCGTTTGTTCAATCCGTTGCATCTCGGGCGCAGCACCGGCGTCACGCGTGCGGCCGGGCGACTGTTCAATCTGTCCGTGCAGCACCGGCGCATGCACAACAAACTGTGGCTGGCGGACAACAGCGCGGCCATCGTCGGCGGGCGCAATCTGGGCGATGAATATTTCGATGCCGAAGCCAACCTGAATTTCACCGACATCGACATGCTCAGCATCGGCCCGGTGGCCGAGCAGCTCGGACACAGTTTCGACCAGTACTGGAACAGTGCGCTGAGCAAGCCGATCGACGAATTCCTCTCCAGCCAACCGACCGCCGCCGACCTGCAAAACACGCGCACGCGCCTGGAAGAATCGCTGGAAGAAACCCGCAAGCAGAACCACGCGCTGTATCAACAGTTGATGAAATTCACTACTGACCCGCGCATGGACATCTGGCGCAGAGAGCTGATCTGGGCCTGGAACCAGGCACTATGGGATGCACCGAGCAAGGTCCTGTCCAAGGGCGAACCCGATCCGCATCTGTTGCTGACCACACAACTGGCGCCGGAACTGACCGGTGTCAGCAAAGAGCTGATCATGATTTCCGCCTACTTCGTGCCCGGCCAGCCGGGGCTGGTCTACCTGACCGGGCGCGCCGATGCAGGGGTTTCCGTGAGCCTGCTGACCAATTCGCTGGAGGCCACTGACGTGCCGGCGGTGCATGGTGGTTATGCGCCCTATCGCAAGGCGTTGCTCGAACACGGCGTGAAACTCTATGAACTGCGCCGCCAGCCTGGGGATAACTATGGCAGCGGGCCGCGGGTGTTCTACAGCAAGTCGTTTCGCGGTTCGGATTCGAGTTTGCACAGCAAGGCGATGATCTTCGACCGGCGCAAATCGTTTATCGGCTCGTTCAACTTCGACCCGCGCTCGGTGCTGTGGAACACCGAAGTCGGCGTGCTCGTCGACAGCCCGGAACTGGCCGAACACGTCCGCGCACTGGCACTGCAAGGCATGGCGCCGACCTTGAGTTATCAGGCGAAACTCGAGGACGGTAAGGTCGTCTGGGTCACCGAGGACAACGGCCAGATGCACACTCTGACCAAGGAGCCGGGGAGCTGGTGGCGGCGGTTCAACTCGTGGTTCAGCACCAGCGTTGGCCTGGAGCGGATGTTGTAA
- a CDS encoding YkgJ family cysteine cluster protein yields MSCNSQKIRTLRQQIPTFDCVPGCHDCCGPVTTSPEEMARLPRKTRAEQDAALEELNCVHLGPNGCTVYEERPLICRLFGTTKTLPCPNERRPVELIHPRVEKQIFQYMAANRQVLV; encoded by the coding sequence ATGAGCTGCAACAGCCAGAAAATCCGCACCCTGCGTCAGCAGATTCCCACGTTCGACTGCGTGCCGGGCTGCCACGACTGCTGCGGGCCGGTGACCACTTCGCCCGAGGAAATGGCCCGGCTGCCGCGCAAGACCCGCGCCGAGCAGGATGCCGCGCTGGAAGAACTCAACTGTGTGCATCTGGGGCCGAATGGCTGCACGGTGTATGAAGAGCGACCGCTGATCTGTCGGCTGTTTGGTACGACCAAGACCCTGCCATGTCCGAACGAGCGGCGGCCGGTGGAGCTGATTCATCCGCGGGTAGAGAAGCAGATTTTCCAGTACATGGCGGCGAATCGGCAGGTGTTGGTTTAG
- a CDS encoding c-type cytochrome, giving the protein MKMLAAPATVLALWAVSAQAATNDDIAKRLEPVGQVCVQGQECKGMEVAATAGGGGGARTPDEVIAKHCNACHGTGLLGAPKIKDTAAWKERADHQGGLDGILAKAITGINAMPPKGTCADCTDEELKGAIKEMSGL; this is encoded by the coding sequence ATGAAAATGCTGGCTGCACCAGCAACCGTACTGGCCCTCTGGGCTGTCAGCGCTCAAGCTGCGACAAATGACGACATCGCCAAACGCCTCGAGCCCGTCGGCCAGGTGTGTGTTCAAGGGCAGGAATGCAAGGGTATGGAAGTGGCCGCGACGGCTGGCGGCGGTGGCGGGGCGAGAACCCCGGACGAGGTGATTGCCAAGCACTGCAACGCTTGTCACGGTACCGGCCTGTTGGGCGCGCCGAAAATCAAGGACACTGCAGCCTGGAAGGAGCGCGCTGACCATCAGGGTGGTCTGGACGGCATCCTCGCCAAAGCTATCACCGGCATCAACGCCATGCCGCCAAAAGGCACCTGCGCCGATTGCACCGATGAAGAGCTCAAGGGTGCGATCAAAGAGATGTCCGGTCTGTAA
- the alr gene encoding alanine racemase: MRPARALIDLQALRHNYRIAREVTGAKALAVIKADAYGHGAVRCAQALEAEADGFAVACIEEALELRSAGIRAPVLLLEGFFEADELALIVEHDFWCVVHSLWQLEAIEQAVLSKPITVWLKLDSGMHRVGLHPKDYPAAYQRLLASGKVAKIVLMSHFARADELHAQSSAEQVAVFEAARQGLAAEVSLRNSPAVLGWPEIQSDWVRPGIMLYGATPFEEANAVAERLQPVMTLESKVISVRELPAGEPIGYGARFITDKPMRIGVVAMGYADGYPRQAPTGTPVLVAGKPSRLLGRVSMDMLCIDLTDVAEAGLGSTVELWGKNILASDVAKWADTIPYQIFCNLKRVPRLYSEG; the protein is encoded by the coding sequence ATGCGTCCTGCCCGTGCTCTGATCGACCTTCAAGCCCTGCGCCACAACTACCGAATTGCCCGCGAAGTCACCGGCGCCAAGGCGCTCGCGGTGATCAAGGCGGACGCCTATGGCCATGGCGCGGTACGTTGCGCCCAGGCGCTGGAAGCCGAGGCTGACGGGTTTGCGGTGGCCTGCATTGAAGAAGCATTGGAGCTGCGTTCCGCCGGGATTCGCGCGCCGGTATTGCTGCTGGAAGGCTTCTTCGAAGCTGATGAGCTGGCGTTGATCGTCGAGCATGATTTCTGGTGCGTGGTGCATTCGCTGTGGCAGCTCGAAGCGATCGAGCAGGCAGTCCTGAGCAAACCGATCACGGTATGGCTCAAGCTCGATTCCGGCATGCACCGCGTCGGCCTGCATCCGAAAGATTATCCAGCGGCCTATCAGCGTCTGCTGGCCAGCGGCAAAGTGGCAAAAATCGTGTTGATGAGCCATTTCGCCCGCGCTGATGAACTGCACGCGCAGAGCAGCGCCGAGCAGGTCGCGGTGTTCGAAGCGGCGCGTCAGGGGCTGGCGGCGGAAGTCAGCTTGCGCAACTCGCCAGCGGTGCTCGGATGGCCAGAAATCCAAAGCGATTGGGTACGCCCGGGCATCATGCTCTACGGCGCAACGCCGTTCGAAGAAGCCAACGCCGTCGCTGAACGCCTGCAACCGGTGATGACTCTGGAATCGAAAGTCATCAGTGTGCGTGAATTGCCGGCCGGCGAACCGATCGGCTATGGCGCCAGATTCATCACCGACAAGCCGATGCGCATCGGCGTGGTCGCTATGGGTTACGCCGACGGTTACCCGCGCCAGGCACCGACCGGCACACCCGTGCTGGTGGCGGGCAAACCCAGCCGCCTGCTGGGGCGCGTGTCGATGGACATGCTCTGCATCGATCTGACCGACGTAGCGGAAGCGGGGCTTGGTTCAACTGTCGAGCTGTGGGGTAAAAACATCCTCGCCAGCGACGTGGCAAAGTGGGCCGATACCATCCCGTATCAGATCTTCTGCAACCTGAAACGGGTGCCAAGGCTCTATTCCGAGGGTTGA
- a CDS encoding PLP-dependent aminotransferase family protein, whose translation MTLYVNLAELLGTRIEQGFYRPGDRLPSVRALSVEHGVSLSTVQQAYRVLEDSGLATPKPKSGYFVPVGRELPELPAVGRPAQRPVEISQWDQVLELIRAVPRKDVVQLGRGMPDVGSPTMKPLLRGLARISRRQDMPGLYYDNIHGNLELREQIARLMLDSGCQLSASDLVITTGCHEALSTSIHAICEPGDIVAVDSPSFHGAMQTLKGLGMKALEIPTDPLTGISLDALELALEQWPIKAIQLTPNCNNPLGYVMPESRKRALLTLAQRFDVAIIEDDVYGELAYTYPRPRTIKSFDEDGRVLLCSSFSKTLAPGLRIGWVAPGRYLERVLHMKYISTGSTAPQPQIAIAEFIKAGHFEPHLRRMRMQYQRNRDAMIDWVTRYFPAGTRASRPQGSFMLWVELPEGFDTLKLNRALHDQGVQIAVGSIFSASGKYRNCLRMNYAAKPTAQIEEAVRKVGAAAIKLLAETD comes from the coding sequence ATGACTCTGTATGTAAACCTCGCCGAATTGCTCGGCACCCGCATCGAACAGGGCTTCTATCGTCCTGGCGATCGCTTGCCGTCGGTGCGCGCCTTGAGTGTCGAGCACGGAGTCAGTTTGAGCACGGTGCAGCAGGCGTATCGCGTGCTTGAAGACAGCGGCCTCGCCACGCCGAAACCCAAGTCCGGCTATTTTGTGCCGGTCGGTCGAGAGCTGCCGGAATTGCCCGCGGTCGGCCGCCCGGCGCAGCGGCCAGTCGAGATTTCGCAATGGGATCAGGTGCTGGAATTGATCCGCGCGGTACCGCGCAAGGACGTCGTGCAATTGGGCCGTGGCATGCCCGATGTTGGCTCGCCGACCATGAAGCCGCTGCTGCGCGGACTGGCGCGAATCAGCCGGCGGCAGGATATGCCCGGTCTGTATTACGACAACATCCATGGCAACCTCGAACTGCGCGAACAGATCGCACGGCTGATGCTCGATTCCGGCTGCCAGTTGAGCGCCAGCGATCTGGTGATCACCACTGGCTGCCACGAAGCGCTGTCCACCAGCATCCACGCGATCTGCGAGCCGGGCGACATCGTCGCGGTGGACTCGCCAAGTTTCCACGGCGCCATGCAGACCCTCAAAGGCCTGGGCATGAAAGCCCTGGAAATCCCCACCGATCCGCTCACCGGCATCAGCCTCGACGCCCTTGAACTGGCGCTGGAACAGTGGCCGATCAAGGCCATTCAACTAACGCCGAACTGCAACAACCCGCTCGGCTACGTCATGCCCGAATCGCGCAAACGCGCGCTGTTGACGCTCGCCCAGCGTTTCGACGTGGCGATCATCGAAGACGATGTGTATGGCGAGCTGGCCTATACCTACCCGCGCCCGCGCACGATCAAATCCTTCGACGAAGACGGCCGCGTGTTGCTGTGCAGCTCGTTTTCCAAGACCCTGGCGCCGGGGCTGCGCATCGGCTGGGTGGCGCCGGGCCGATATCTCGAGCGGGTGCTGCACATGAAATACATCAGCACCGGATCCACCGCGCCGCAACCGCAGATCGCCATCGCCGAATTCATCAAGGCCGGCCATTTCGAGCCGCACTTGCGGCGTATGCGCATGCAGTACCAACGCAATCGTGACGCGATGATCGACTGGGTGACGCGCTACTTTCCCGCCGGCACCCGCGCCAGTCGACCGCAGGGCAGCTTCATGCTCTGGGTGGAGCTGCCGGAGGGCTTCGACACGCTGAAACTGAATCGCGCGCTGCACGATCAGGGCGTACAGATTGCCGTTGGCAGCATCTTTTCCGCCTCGGGCAAGTACCGCAATTGTCTGCGGATGAACTACGCTGCCAAACCAACAGCGCAGATCGAAGAAGCGGTGCGCAAGGTCGGCGCTGCGGCAATCAAATTACTCGCTGAGACCGACTGA
- the dadA gene encoding D-amino acid dehydrogenase encodes MRVMVLGSGVIGTASAYYLARAGFEVVVVDRQPAAAMETSFANAGQVSPGYASPWAAPGVPLKAIKWLLQRHAPLAIKATADIDQYLWMAQMLRNCTASRYAVNKERMVRLSEYSRDCLDELRTETGIAYEGRSLGTTQLFRTQAQLDNAAKDIAVLKESGVPFEVLDRAGIARVEPALAGVTDILAGALRLPNDQTGDCQMFTTRLAEMARKLGVEFRFGQDIQKLDYAGDRINGVWIDGKLETADRYVLALGSYSPQLLKPLGIKAPVYPLKGYSLTVPITNPDMAPTSTILDETYKVAITRFDNRIRVGGMAEIAGFDLSLNPRRRETLEMIVNDLYPQGGNLAEASFWTGLRPTTPDGTPIVGATPFKNLFLNTGHGTLGWTMACGSGRLLADLMAKKKPQISAEGLDISRYGNQTQESAKHVNPAPAHQ; translated from the coding sequence ATGCGCGTCATGGTCTTGGGTAGCGGCGTCATCGGTACCGCCAGTGCTTACTATCTGGCCCGTGCCGGGTTTGAAGTGGTGGTGGTCGACCGGCAGCCTGCTGCAGCCATGGAGACCAGTTTCGCCAACGCCGGCCAGGTCTCGCCGGGTTACGCCTCGCCGTGGGCCGCGCCGGGCGTGCCGCTCAAGGCCATCAAGTGGCTGCTGCAACGCCACGCGCCGCTGGCGATCAAAGCCACTGCCGACATCGACCAATACCTGTGGATGGCGCAGATGCTGCGCAACTGCACCGCCAGCCGTTACGCGGTGAACAAGGAGCGCATGGTGCGTCTGTCCGAGTACAGCCGCGACTGCCTCGATGAATTGCGCACTGAAACCGGTATCGCTTACGAAGGCCGCAGCCTCGGCACCACGCAGTTGTTCCGCACTCAGGCGCAACTGGATAACGCCGCCAAAGACATCGCCGTGCTGAAAGAATCCGGTGTGCCGTTTGAAGTCCTCGACCGCGCCGGCATCGCCCGCGTCGAACCGGCGCTGGCAGGCGTGACTGACATTCTCGCTGGCGCGCTGCGTCTGCCCAATGACCAGACCGGCGACTGCCAGATGTTCACCACCCGTCTCGCCGAAATGGCGCGCAAGCTCGGCGTGGAATTCCGTTTCGGCCAGGACATCCAAAAACTCGACTACGCCGGGGATCGCATCAACGGTGTGTGGATCGACGGCAAGCTGGAAACCGCTGATCGCTACGTGCTGGCGCTCGGCAGCTACTCGCCGCAACTGCTCAAGCCGTTGGGCATCAAGGCCCCGGTGTATCCGCTCAAGGGCTACTCGCTGACCGTGCCGATCACCAACCCGGACATGGCGCCGACCTCGACCATTCTCGACGAGACCTACAAGGTCGCGATCACCCGCTTCGACAACCGCATCCGCGTCGGCGGCATGGCCGAGATCGCCGGTTTTGACCTGTCGCTTAACCCGCGTCGGCGCGAAACCCTGGAGATGATCGTCAACGACCTTTATCCTCAGGGCGGCAATCTGGCCGAGGCGAGTTTCTGGACCGGCCTGCGTCCGACCACGCCTGACGGCACGCCGATCGTTGGCGCCACGCCGTTCAAGAATCTGTTCCTCAACACCGGTCACGGTACGCTCGGCTGGACCATGGCCTGCGGTTCCGGCCGTTTGCTCGCCGACCTTATGGCGAAGAAAAAGCCGCAGATCAGCGCCGAAGGCCTCGATATTTCCCGTTACGGCAACCAGACCCAGGAGTCCGCAAAACATGTCAATCCAGCGCCAGCTCACCAATGA
- a CDS encoding cupin domain-containing protein → MDVGERLQSIRKLKGLSQRELAKRAGVTNSTISMIEKNSVSPSISSLRKVLGGIPMSMVEFFSEEILQDQPTQIVYKANELIDISDGAVTMKLVGRAHPSRAIAFLNEIYPPGADTGEEMLTHEGEETGILVEGRLELVVGLETFILEAGDSYYFESTKPHRFRNPFDVPARLISAATPANF, encoded by the coding sequence TTGGACGTCGGTGAACGACTGCAATCGATCCGCAAGCTCAAAGGGCTTTCCCAGCGTGAACTCGCCAAACGCGCGGGCGTCACCAACAGCACCATTTCGATGATCGAAAAGAACAGCGTCAGCCCTTCGATCAGTTCGCTGAGAAAGGTGCTCGGCGGCATTCCCATGTCGATGGTCGAGTTCTTTTCCGAAGAGATCCTGCAGGACCAACCGACCCAGATCGTCTACAAGGCCAATGAGCTGATCGACATCTCCGACGGCGCCGTGACCATGAAACTGGTCGGCCGCGCCCACCCGAGCCGCGCCATCGCCTTCCTCAACGAAATCTACCCGCCGGGCGCCGACACCGGCGAAGAAATGCTCACCCACGAGGGCGAGGAAACCGGAATTCTGGTGGAAGGCCGCCTCGAACTGGTGGTAGGGCTGGAAACTTTTATCCTCGAAGCCGGCGACAGCTACTATTTTGAAAGTACCAAGCCGCATCGTTTCCGTAACCCGTTCGACGTGCCGGCGCGACTAATCAGCGCAGCCACGCCGGCGAATTTTTAA
- a CDS encoding NAD(P)/FAD-dependent oxidoreductase, whose product MTARAPITASQPHVASYYAASSLPQPDHPVLQGEVVADVCVVGGGFSGLNTALELAERGFSVVLLEAHRIGWGASGRNGGQLIRGVGHGLDQFANVIGAEGVREMKLMGLEAVEIVRRRVERFGIACDLTWGYCDLANKPADLDGFAEDAEELRSLGYRYETRLLQASEMHTVVGSKRYVGGLIDMGSGHLHPLNLALGEAAAAQQLGVRLFERSAVTRIDYGPEVKVHTAQGSVRAKTLVLGCNAYLNDLNPQLSGKVLPAGSYIIATEPLSEEQAHNLLPQNMAVCDQRVALDYYRLSADRRLLFGGACHYSGRDPKDIGAYMQPKMLEVFPQLAGVKIDYQWGGMIGIGANRLPQISRLAEQPNVYYAQAYSGHGVNATHLAGKLLAEAISGQHSGGFDLFAKVPHITFPGGKHLRSPLLALGMLWHRLKELV is encoded by the coding sequence ATGACCGCCCGCGCCCCGATCACCGCGAGCCAACCCCACGTTGCCTCCTATTACGCCGCCAGCAGCCTGCCGCAGCCTGACCATCCCGTGCTGCAAGGCGAGGTGGTGGCGGATGTCTGCGTGGTCGGCGGTGGCTTTTCCGGGCTGAACACGGCGCTGGAACTCGCCGAACGCGGTTTCAGCGTGGTGTTGCTGGAAGCGCACCGGATCGGTTGGGGCGCCAGCGGTCGCAACGGCGGGCAGTTGATTCGCGGTGTCGGTCACGGCCTTGATCAGTTCGCCAATGTCATCGGTGCCGAGGGCGTGCGCGAGATGAAACTCATGGGCCTGGAAGCGGTGGAGATTGTCCGCCGGCGCGTCGAGCGTTTCGGCATTGCCTGCGACCTGACCTGGGGCTACTGCGACCTCGCCAACAAACCTGCTGATCTCGATGGTTTTGCCGAAGACGCCGAAGAACTGCGCAGCCTCGGTTACCGCTACGAAACCCGCCTGTTACAAGCCAGTGAAATGCACACGGTGGTCGGCTCCAAGCGCTATGTCGGCGGCTTGATCGACATGGGCTCCGGGCATCTGCATCCGCTGAATCTGGCGCTGGGCGAAGCGGCAGCGGCGCAGCAACTGGGCGTGCGGTTGTTCGAGCGTTCGGCAGTGACGCGCATCGATTACGGCCCCGAAGTGAAGGTGCACACCGCGCAAGGCTCGGTGCGGGCGAAGACGCTGGTGCTGGGCTGTAATGCCTATCTCAATGACCTCAACCCGCAACTGAGCGGCAAGGTCCTGCCCGCCGGCAGCTACATCATCGCCACCGAACCGCTGAGCGAAGAGCAGGCGCACAACCTGCTGCCGCAGAACATGGCGGTCTGCGACCAGCGGGTAGCGCTGGATTACTACCGGCTCTCGGCGGATCGACGTTTGCTGTTCGGCGGCGCGTGTCATTACTCGGGACGCGATCCGAAAGACATCGGCGCCTATATGCAGCCGAAGATGCTTGAAGTGTTCCCGCAACTGGCCGGGGTGAAAATCGATTATCAGTGGGGCGGAATGATCGGCATCGGTGCCAACCGCCTGCCGCAGATTAGCCGGCTCGCCGAGCAGCCGAACGTGTATTACGCCCAGGCCTATTCAGGGCATGGGGTGAATGCCACGCACCTGGCCGGCAAGCTGCTTGCCGAAGCAATCAGCGGGCAGCACAGCGGCGGCTTTGATCTGTTCGCCAAGGTGCCGCACATCACCTTCCCGGGCGGCAAGCATTTGCGCTCGCCGTTGTTGGCGTTGGGGATGTTGTGGCATCGGCTGAAAGAATTGGTCTGA
- a CDS encoding RidA family protein codes for MSIQRQLTNERMSQIVSHNGIVYLAGQVGDDFDAGIEQQTRDVLANIERLLDLAGTDKQHLLSATIYLNDIEAHFAGMNAVWDQWLPKGAAPARATVEAKMAKPSILVEISIVAALP; via the coding sequence ATGTCAATCCAGCGCCAGCTCACCAATGAGCGCATGAGTCAGATCGTCAGCCACAACGGCATCGTGTATCTGGCCGGGCAGGTCGGCGACGACTTCGACGCCGGAATTGAACAGCAGACCCGCGACGTGCTCGCCAATATCGAACGTCTGCTCGATCTGGCCGGGACGGACAAACAGCATCTGTTGTCGGCAACGATCTATTTGAACGACATCGAAGCGCACTTCGCCGGGATGAACGCGGTGTGGGACCAGTGGCTGCCAAAAGGCGCCGCGCCGGCCCGCGCCACCGTCGAAGCGAAGATGGCCAAGCCGAGCATTCTGGTGGAGATCTCCATCGTCGCCGCGCTGCCATAA
- a CDS encoding Lrp/AsnC ligand binding domain-containing protein — MRTNTQTKRELDKIDRNILRILQADGRISFTELGEKVGLSTTPCTERVRRLEREGIIMGYNARLNPQHLKGSLLVFVEISLDYKSGDTFEEFRRAVLKLPHVLECHLVSGDFDYLVKARISEMASYRKLLGDILLKLPHVRESKSYIVMEEVKESLCLPIPD; from the coding sequence ATGCGTACCAACACTCAGACCAAACGTGAGCTGGACAAGATCGACCGCAATATCCTGCGCATCCTCCAGGCGGACGGGCGGATTTCCTTCACCGAACTCGGGGAAAAGGTCGGCCTCTCGACCACGCCGTGCACCGAGCGCGTGCGGCGTCTGGAGCGCGAGGGGATCATCATGGGCTACAACGCCCGGCTCAATCCGCAGCACTTGAAGGGTAGCCTGCTGGTGTTCGTCGAGATCAGTCTCGACTACAAATCCGGCGACACATTCGAAGAATTCAGACGCGCGGTGCTGAAGCTGCCGCATGTGCTGGAGTGCCATTTGGTGTCAGGGGATTTCGACTATCTGGTGAAGGCGCGGATTTCCGAGATGGCCTCGTATCGCAAACTGCTCGGCGACATTCTGTTGAAGCTGCCGCATGTGCGTGAATCGAAAAGCTATATCGTCATGGAAGAGGTGAAAGAGAGCCTGTGCCTGCCGATTCCGGACTGA
- a CDS encoding DUF1127 domain-containing protein — MNGLSDVRLTLHSQELAAGQKDSARNLLRNAPSGLSRWGLFWHRLHTRKALLGLTAEQLRDVGLTREQAREEGLKPFWRI, encoded by the coding sequence ATGAACGGCTTGAGCGATGTGCGGCTGACGTTACACAGTCAGGAACTGGCGGCAGGGCAGAAGGACAGCGCGCGCAATCTGCTGCGTAACGCACCGTCCGGCCTCAGTCGCTGGGGTCTGTTCTGGCATCGTCTGCACACGCGCAAGGCTTTGCTCGGACTGACAGCGGAGCAACTCAGGGATGTCGGGCTGACGCGAGAGCAGGCAAGGGAGGAGGGGTTGAAGCCGTTTTGGCGGATATGA